AATTTATCATCACTGTGTGTACAGGTCACTGTAAATGTCGCCAAAGCCCACATCCTCTATGGTCAATATGGAAATTCATGTATCGATCTCTGTGTGGATGATAACCTATTAAACATACGTGTGCTACGAATTTCTCACTTTTGCTTTTCTGACTTATCTGGCGGGCCACAGACTGCAAAATCAGACTGTCAAACTATGTATGACTCAGGCAAACTCAGTGCTTACGTCTTTATATTTATTCTTAATTAGGTAACGGTTCTCACAGCAAAACTTTGAAGGAAAGGGCAATTCAATTGTTTAAACAGAATTGTagacgggctttttttttttctaattcaacATTATAGCACGTGTGAGAGATTTCTTGGAGCATTTTACTTTTGATAACAATGCTGGTGTTCAATTGAAGTTGTACCTCAAGTCTTTTGCCCCGCAAAATTGTAAGTCAAgtataaaaatacatgttttggtaaaaaaaaaaagccccaagtaTACCTCCTCCCACATCTGATCAAGTGACTGACGCCAAGGTCCGATGGCAACGCTCAAATGCAGAAGCCTGGTGGAGGTGCTCAGTAGATCCAGGGCGTGCTGTTGCGCTCCCACAGCTGGAGCTCATGATGCTTGAACCACAGGGAGATTTCCTTCTGGGCGCTTGGAACCGAGTCGCTGCCATGGATCACGTTCCTGCCAGCACGCACGTACATGACATCACCACACTGAATAATCATTTGGCTTGACTGGGGTTATTCCTCATGATTTAGTTCTTTTTATTAGCCCCATGTAAATCGAGCGTCGGTCGTTCTTACCTTTCCACATCCACGCAGTAGTCTCCGCGAATAGTCCCAGGGAGCGACTCAGCCGGGTTGGTCTCGCCCAACATCGTGCGTGCTGTCTTGACCACATTGAGACCCTGCCACACCTAAATCAACACATGGACGTGTAGGCAAGGAGTGTTACGTGTGTTACGTTTTGTCCACGGCAAGTGGAATTAATTTGGGTTGCAAGCAAAAATGTCAGTCAGGAGTGAGCTTCAGATGCACTGCCACTTGaatgaagtgaaaaaaacaacaaggagCCAAGAACTTATTGTAATACTGGTACAATTCTAACACAAGATCAACTCACCATGGCAACCACTGGCCCAGACCTCATGTAGTGAATTAGTCCACTGAAGAAAGGCTTGTTCCTCAAATCCCAATAGTGGTCCATCAGAAGATCCTCTGATGCCtggggcacacacacaaacacctggTGTGAAGAATAATAAGTAAGGAGGCACTGTAGGTGGTGTTCTACTCTTATACCTGCACAAGTTTGAGCGCCACCAGTTTGAAGCCTTTCCTCTCGAAACGCTGCACAATTTCGCCCACCAGTTTCCGCTGCACGGCGTCTGGTTTGATAGCGATAAAGGTGCGCTCATTCACACCTGTCCAgcctggagaagaaaaaaaaacagaactatGAAATCAAATTTGCAAATGAAGGTGTGATTTTGATCCGGTCATCACCTGAAGGGTTAATATATGTCAAATTAATGACGTAACATGGAAATGACCACTACACACCACACAACCGCTACAGTCAACACGCCTTCCCTGTATCTACTCACACCCTGCAGCGCCACGCAGCGACAACAAAGTCTTGTTTACATTTACCATAGAAACGGCTCTAGCTCCAAATTGGCCACCACATCCCACAATCCCACGCGACTTCCAACAACTTCACCACTAGCTAGCCAAACTAGCATTGCTGTCCTGACCAGCCGTAAACAAGAATTATGAATTGCAAGATCGAAACGGATACAACACtgacctgactggaagacctgcGAAAACAAAGAGAGAAAGAAGCATATCATAGTGGCTGCGGAGGATGTTCGCTGTGGGGGAGCAAGATCAGAGTTCAGCACGCGCTTCGTTTTCTTAGCCGACTGGTGGACGTGTGTTCAGAATCCTTGAAGCTAAATAATCGCTTTCCGACTCTTTCTTCGACTTTGTCGATTATTTACGTACGTAATAtgccaaatgaaaatgtatttatattaaaTTGATGGTGCAATTATACCTATCTTTCTGTCCTACATGATAAGTCCCCTAACTcgacaaaatattttcactaTCTTCCGGGACCTTAGTGTATTGGTTCTAACGTGTACAACGTGGTAAAACAAGTTTCGGCTATTTTGACTTTTTCCGCAGTTATTTTCCGGCGTTATTCCAGAATTACATCTATTCTTACTCATATTCAACacacaacactttttttgtatAAAATCACATGCTCTCAGTATTGCGCTGCATCTTGTTTACATTGAAAGATGCGATTGTGGTTTATGGCtgtaactcatattccacaaacgcaatattgatCCGAATACGATGTTTACACACGAGTGGTGATGCAAATAACATATGGCAAAGACATTGTGGGGGGTGGACTTCCTTTCAAGTCCTCGTTGCACCATATAATTTGCATTAATTACTCAGTTGAACAACTGGAATTGGTCTATTTCAAGAGCggtgagagtaaaaaaaaaacaaccaatccaGAGTACATTCAATTGAATTTTAATGATATATATCACAAGTAATTACAACACATGAAACCGGTCCCTCCCAAATGATAGAAGCGCCATATGGTTCTTGTGCTCGAGCGTCACAATTCTGGACATCACACAGCCGTCTCCTGTTTCACCATCTTCCCTTGGTCTTGACTCCGGAAATAGTCTTTGGTGAGCACAACTTCCCTTTCTAAAGGCAGAAGAGGCTCCTCTGTTAGGATGGTGCCTTCTGTTTGCTTGTGTTGCGCCAGCTTCATGGCACGTAGCAGCGGAGGGTAAGGGACGTATCGCACAGGCGGGTCAGGAAGGGGCACAAAGTCTTTGAATTGTTGCTCGATGTGCTTGGGAACAAGGCGCCAGTCGTGGTACATCACTTTGTCCACTTCTTTGACCTCTTTCTCCGCTTTACCTGCCAGATGCATACatctaattatttatttattttgagactGGTGACAAAATTCAGATTAATctgaaaattatttaaaaaaatatataagtaatataattatttttaattaattatattAATTTATCATTTGACTATTTCTACAATATTAATATTTTACCCTACAACAGAGGATTTtttcacatacaaaaaaaagaaaaaagtcaagaaCTGATTCATTTATCTTTAGATTTCTGCCATGCATTTGTGAAGtgattggcaaaaggtgaaatgTTAAATTACATTTCTTCTACTCCAATGACATGAGAATAAAAAACAGAACTGCCTTTCTCAGTTCTGGTTTCATTTTATCCACATATATTTTACAGACTTTGCATCTTGAAAAGATgcccaaaaaaagagaaccaCTGATGTACAAGAAATGAAAGTACCGAATTGTAACTGACAAATGTTTTCTGGGCATAGTTTGAATTTACGATACTCTGGTTTATTTACCTTTGAAGGTGAGGATGCCCCATGCTTTTCCATGATCCATGTCCTGcataaaaaatgagtttgaacaaATAGTTGAGGTTGTAAATTGAAGTCAGCACTTCTGATCATGTTGAGGTCATCCATCACTGCCATTCCTCACAAGACTAAATGAAACTGTTCTTACCTCAGCTGTGTAGTCCACCTTTACTTTGGTGATCTGCCAGTAACTGGGCTCCGTGTGGTCCTCCAGCCACGACTTGCGAGTGAACAAGCGTCCCACTCCGAACATCCGCATGCCGGCCATCAGAGAGAACAGGCGACTCTCGCGGCGGACATCAGTCCAAGCCAGCACGGGCAGCATCTTCCCGGTGAGAGGCCGCTTCATGGTGTCGTAATCGAGGGCGTACTTCTGCGAGTCCCGCGGTCGGTTCTTCAGCTCCCGGTAGGCGCGGATCTTCCGAGCCATCTCTGCTATGAGACGAAGACGCTTTTTCTTCACCATGACTCCTTGTGGGAAGACCTGTGGAGGAGATGCCTGACATCAGTAGAAGCTGTTACCTGCACAAGTCTATTACTCGTTCTGTTAAAAAATAACCCTCGCACAGCAGTCCCCATCTAAAGTCGTTGGTTGGTAATGAAGCCGCGATGGGCTTTTATTAAAATACGAACGCTGTTAAAACAAATTACCTGAAGGTTGTGATCGATTATAAATTTTCAATTGACCTCCGCAAACATAACACGCGACTTCCGGAGTGTTAGTCCGTCAAGAAAGTGCTCCGTGCGAATCCTTTGCGCGAACATTTTTTCCTATACTTCTTCTTCGCATTCCGGCGTAGCTGACAACTGCAATGCTGCGCGGTGCTGCCCACCTCTGGATACTTGTGGTTTTGCGGGTTTTTTCGTTTACCACAAAACATCGTAGAAAAGTTACCGTCATTCGGCAGTTCAAtgtaaaaatgcaaactccTATATAGAGAGACTTtggacgatattttaattttttggggaggtATACATGTAGGTTTAAAACTTGGTCCAAGGAAGTTTGTTACTTCCCGAGTGTTTTTAATATTAACATGCTCAAAGCATTTAATTCCAAAAAGTTATTTTCTCACTTCCATAACGGTGGATAAATTATCCATCAACAGCCATGCCATATTTTCAGATCTCAATGAGTAACGTGGAACAATAATGTGTGTTCATAATGCCAGTCCACGACACGTGCTGAGCCGCCAAACTGCAGAAGGTTATTGTTGTTCACAAAAGAAAACGTGTTTGTGCATATTCGGcattcaatttaatttcatctgaaaatcattttgctgaaaaaaagcaagcaaaagGCCTTCAAATAATCGGTTAATAGTAAGGTGAAATTTTTT
This region of Hippocampus zosterae strain Florida chromosome 17, ASM2543408v3, whole genome shotgun sequence genomic DNA includes:
- the mrps34 gene encoding 28S ribosomal protein S34, mitochondrial translates to MVKKKRLRLIAEMARKIRAYRELKNRPRDSQKYALDYDTMKRPLTGKMLPVLAWTDVRRESRLFSLMAGMRMFGVGRLFTRKSWLEDHTEPSYWQITKVKVDYTAEDMDHGKAWGILTFKGKAEKEVKEVDKVMYHDWRLVPKHIEQQFKDFVPLPDPPVRYVPYPPLLRAMKLAQHKQTEGTILTEEPLLPLEREVVLTKDYFRSQDQGKMVKQETAV
- the nme3 gene encoding nucleoside diphosphate kinase 3, which gives rise to MICFFLSLFSQVFQSGWTGVNERTFIAIKPDAVQRKLVGEIVQRFERKGFKLVALKLVQASEDLLMDHYWDLRNKPFFSGLIHYMRSGPVVAMVWQGLNVVKTARTMLGETNPAESLPGTIRGDYCVDVERNVIHGSDSVPSAQKEISLWFKHHELQLWERNSTPWIY